Proteins encoded within one genomic window of Micromonospora halotolerans:
- a CDS encoding S8 family peptidase — protein MHRSPRWLAAGAVGALLVGLAAPASADPPARPAGPSPATPVPGGAPARITLITGDQVELVRVAPGRVAATVRPGPGRDRITFQTIEADGGLRVLPSDAVPYVSAGVLDADLFDVQELVDDGYGDATQGALPLIVRYQEPAAGRVRPLAGASAARPLASINGAALRVGKGDLGGLWTTLRGNPGARTAAGAAPRLGAGVARVWLDGRTHVTLEHSVPQIGAPAAWAAGRDGNGVRVAVLDTGVDAGHPDLAGRIAETQDFTGSGSARDGHGHGTHVASTIAGSGAASDGLRKGVAPGARLLIGKVLDDSGSGYDSGIIAGMEWAAHSGAKVVSMSLGGPATDGTDPMSQAVNDLTVETGTLFVIAAGNEGGPGTVGAPGAASAALTVGAVDRDDNLAEFSSRGPRLGDNGLKPEITAPGVGIVAARAAGTTMGTPVDDAYTRASGTSMATPHVAGAAAILAQDHPDWTAAKLKDALVSTTKANPALTVFEQGGGRVDVARALSQRVYGSATADFGRVYTGDAVAERTVTYTNGTSSPQTLRLALELRNLDSGAAESDGVSVGSEVTVPAGGSVAVPLRADPAKLDRGLYGGWLVATGADGVAVRTAVGLTRKGPLHTVTLRALDMAGQPGVATVFTLFGEHSESDQIGWIPGEAQVQVEEGPYLLGGLFQHGTPQHEQRTLVTDPELMVTRDMTVVLDPRKGTPVRIETPKPTEQRAVISFFEHRVFGNGRQVDHGTMEFSTVEQVNVTPTAPVREGQFEFASRWQLVAPMVDAKVSNVSGPLDVNLLRQSPAVDGRRKLPLVWAGDGTPAELSRAGVRGAAALVAGRPDRTDESQIVADAAAAGAAMLLIVRPAEWSAWTDWAPDGDRLPIPSMVVAYDDGQRMIAAAKAGRVTLDLTLTVNSPYLYDVWQVSKGRIPDHIVHVVTADNTAEVTARYADTGGFDWADEQRFGWRPWQEYSWMDEKRLVRTGSVRQEFVSAGDNWWQQRVLHRLQWSWGRLIGGAVAPPRQYAADDRVAETWNAPVIRPAVPAGSGVPVPTRTGDTLDPRVAEFVDADGHYSAAGFGEEQDTVERRLSRDGQQIADLSGGWAPVPTTPGAARYRLDVTTQRASEEWRWATRTETAWQFTSARPDGETAQPLSLLQVDYRVPADLRGEVPGGRPHQVGLTLRQPAGVPAPTGVGVRVEVSFDGGRHWRAVPVHGSGARFTAMVPAGRGTVSLRVHAGDRAGNTVDQTVLDAYGLR, from the coding sequence ATGCACCGGTCCCCACGCTGGCTCGCCGCCGGCGCGGTCGGCGCGTTGCTGGTCGGACTCGCCGCACCGGCGTCCGCCGACCCGCCCGCCCGGCCCGCCGGCCCGAGCCCGGCCACCCCCGTCCCGGGCGGCGCACCCGCCCGGATCACCCTGATCACCGGCGACCAGGTCGAGCTCGTCCGGGTCGCGCCCGGCCGGGTCGCCGCGACGGTCCGTCCCGGCCCCGGCCGCGACCGGATCACCTTCCAGACCATCGAGGCCGACGGCGGGTTGCGCGTGCTGCCCAGCGACGCCGTCCCGTACGTCTCCGCCGGGGTGCTCGACGCGGACCTGTTCGACGTGCAGGAGTTGGTCGACGACGGGTACGGGGACGCCACGCAGGGCGCGCTGCCGCTGATCGTGCGCTACCAGGAGCCGGCCGCCGGCCGGGTGCGCCCGCTCGCCGGAGCCAGCGCCGCCCGTCCCCTGGCCAGCATCAACGGCGCCGCGCTGCGGGTCGGCAAGGGTGACCTCGGCGGGCTGTGGACGACGCTGCGCGGCAACCCGGGCGCACGGACCGCCGCCGGCGCGGCGCCCCGGCTCGGCGCCGGCGTGGCCCGGGTCTGGCTGGACGGGCGGACGCACGTGACGCTGGAGCACAGCGTGCCGCAGATCGGCGCCCCGGCCGCCTGGGCCGCCGGCCGGGACGGCAACGGCGTCCGGGTCGCGGTGCTCGACACCGGCGTCGACGCCGGCCACCCCGACCTGGCCGGCCGGATCGCCGAGACGCAGGACTTCACCGGCAGCGGCAGCGCCCGGGACGGGCACGGTCACGGCACCCACGTGGCCTCCACGATCGCGGGCAGCGGCGCCGCCTCGGACGGACTGCGCAAGGGCGTCGCGCCCGGTGCGCGGCTGCTGATCGGCAAGGTGCTCGACGACAGCGGCAGCGGCTACGACTCGGGGATCATCGCGGGCATGGAGTGGGCCGCCCACTCCGGCGCGAAGGTGGTCAGCATGAGCCTCGGCGGCCCGGCCACTGACGGCACCGACCCGATGAGCCAGGCGGTCAACGACCTCACCGTCGAGACCGGCACGCTCTTCGTGATCGCCGCCGGTAACGAGGGCGGTCCGGGTACCGTCGGCGCGCCGGGCGCGGCCAGCGCCGCGCTCACCGTCGGGGCGGTGGACCGCGACGACAACCTGGCGGAGTTCTCCAGCCGCGGTCCCCGGCTCGGCGACAACGGCCTGAAGCCGGAGATCACCGCGCCGGGCGTCGGCATCGTCGCGGCCCGCGCCGCCGGCACGACCATGGGTACGCCGGTGGACGACGCGTACACCCGGGCGTCCGGGACGTCGATGGCCACGCCGCACGTGGCCGGCGCGGCCGCGATCCTCGCACAGGACCACCCGGACTGGACCGCCGCGAAGCTCAAGGACGCGCTGGTCAGCACCACGAAGGCGAACCCCGCGCTGACCGTCTTCGAGCAGGGCGGCGGCCGCGTGGACGTGGCCCGCGCGCTGAGCCAGCGGGTGTACGGCTCAGCCACCGCCGACTTCGGGCGGGTGTACACCGGGGACGCGGTGGCGGAGCGGACTGTCACGTACACCAACGGCACCTCGTCCCCGCAGACCCTGCGGCTGGCCCTGGAGCTGCGCAACCTGGACAGCGGCGCCGCCGAGTCCGACGGCGTCTCCGTCGGCTCCGAGGTGACCGTGCCCGCCGGTGGCAGCGTGGCCGTGCCGCTGCGCGCCGACCCGGCGAAGCTGGACCGCGGGCTGTACGGCGGGTGGCTGGTGGCGACCGGTGCGGACGGTGTGGCGGTGCGTACCGCCGTCGGCCTCACCCGCAAGGGCCCGCTGCACACCGTCACCCTGCGCGCGCTGGACATGGCCGGGCAGCCCGGCGTGGCCACGGTGTTCACCCTCTTCGGCGAGCACTCCGAGTCCGACCAGATCGGTTGGATCCCCGGCGAGGCGCAGGTGCAGGTCGAGGAGGGCCCGTACCTGCTCGGAGGGCTGTTCCAGCACGGCACTCCGCAGCACGAGCAGCGCACCCTGGTCACCGACCCGGAGCTGATGGTGACCCGGGACATGACCGTGGTGCTCGACCCGCGCAAGGGCACCCCGGTGCGGATCGAGACGCCGAAGCCGACCGAACAGCGGGCGGTCATCAGCTTCTTCGAGCACCGGGTCTTCGGCAACGGCCGGCAGGTCGACCACGGCACGATGGAGTTCAGCACGGTCGAGCAGGTGAACGTCACGCCGACCGCGCCGGTGCGCGAGGGCCAGTTCGAGTTCGCCTCCCGCTGGCAGTTGGTCGCCCCCATGGTGGACGCGAAGGTCAGCAACGTCTCCGGTCCGCTGGACGTCAACCTGCTGCGGCAGTCGCCGGCTGTGGACGGCCGGCGGAAGCTGCCGCTGGTGTGGGCGGGCGACGGCACCCCCGCCGAGCTGTCCCGAGCCGGGGTCCGGGGTGCCGCCGCGCTGGTCGCCGGCAGGCCCGACCGCACCGATGAGAGCCAGATCGTCGCCGACGCCGCCGCGGCCGGCGCCGCGATGCTGCTCATCGTCCGTCCGGCGGAGTGGAGTGCGTGGACGGACTGGGCTCCCGACGGGGACCGCCTGCCGATCCCGTCGATGGTGGTCGCGTACGACGACGGGCAGCGGATGATCGCGGCGGCGAAGGCCGGACGCGTGACGCTGGACCTGACGCTGACCGTGAACAGCCCCTACCTGTACGACGTGTGGCAGGTGTCGAAGGGGCGGATCCCGGATCACATCGTGCACGTGGTGACCGCGGACAACACCGCCGAGGTGACCGCCCGCTACGCCGACACCGGCGGGTTCGACTGGGCCGACGAGCAGCGGTTCGGCTGGCGGCCCTGGCAGGAGTACTCCTGGATGGACGAGAAGCGGCTGGTGCGTACCGGCAGCGTGCGGCAGGAGTTCGTCAGCGCCGGGGACAACTGGTGGCAGCAGCGGGTGCTGCACCGCCTCCAATGGTCCTGGGGCCGGCTGATCGGGGGCGCCGTCGCGCCGCCCCGGCAGTACGCCGCCGACGACCGGGTCGCCGAGACGTGGAACGCGCCGGTGATCCGGCCGGCCGTGCCGGCGGGTTCCGGGGTGCCGGTGCCCACGCGTACCGGGGACACCCTCGACCCGCGGGTGGCCGAGTTCGTCGACGCCGACGGCCACTACAGCGCGGCCGGGTTCGGCGAGGAGCAGGACACCGTCGAGCGCCGGCTGAGCCGCGACGGGCAGCAGATCGCCGACCTGTCCGGCGGCTGGGCGCCGGTGCCGACCACCCCGGGCGCGGCCCGGTACCGGCTGGACGTCACCACTCAGCGCGCCTCGGAAGAGTGGCGGTGGGCCACGCGTACCGAGACGGCCTGGCAGTTCACCTCGGCCCGGCCGGACGGTGAGACCGCCCAGCCGTTGTCGCTGCTGCAGGTGGACTACCGGGTCCCGGCGGACCTGCGGGGCGAGGTGCCCGGCGGCCGGCCGCACCAGGTGGGGCTGACCCTGCGCCAGCCGGCGGGCGTACCGGCGCCGACCGGTGTCGGGGTGCGGGTCGAGGTGTCGTTCGACGGCGGACGCCACTGGCGGGCCGTGCCGGTGCACGGCTCGGGCGCCCGGTTCACCGCGATGGTGCCGGCCGGGCGCGGCACGGTGTCGCTGCGGGTGCACGCCGGTGACCGGGCGGGCAACACCGTCGACCAGACGGTGCTCGACGCGTACGGCCTGCGCTGA
- a CDS encoding NAD kinase, whose translation MSRTALLVTHTGRRRSTEHARAVAADLIAAGFEVRVVAEEVDDLDLPGVVPVTGPEAAEGAEIVFALGGDGTFLRAAELARPAKAPLLGINLGKVGFLAEAEIDDLDSAVRDVVGRNYTVDERLTLDVTAEFEGGPTIESWALNEISVEKGERAQMLELLVDVDGRPLSRYGCDGVVCATPTGSTAYAFSGGGPVVWPEVEALLLVPISAHALFSRPLVTAPTSTFVITVDPFTTLAVLSCDGRRVYDLPPGARVTVRRGALPVRIVRLRARPFTDRLVAKFGLPVQGWRGNRR comes from the coding sequence GTGAGCCGGACCGCTCTGCTGGTGACGCACACGGGTCGTCGGCGCAGCACCGAGCACGCGCGCGCGGTGGCGGCCGACCTCATCGCGGCCGGCTTCGAGGTGCGCGTGGTCGCCGAGGAGGTCGACGACCTCGACCTGCCCGGCGTGGTGCCGGTGACCGGCCCGGAGGCCGCCGAGGGCGCGGAGATCGTGTTCGCGCTCGGCGGGGACGGCACGTTCCTGCGCGCCGCCGAGCTGGCCCGCCCGGCCAAGGCCCCGCTGCTCGGCATCAACCTCGGCAAGGTCGGCTTCCTGGCCGAGGCGGAGATCGACGACCTGGACAGCGCGGTGCGCGACGTGGTCGGGCGCAACTACACCGTGGACGAACGGCTCACCCTCGACGTCACCGCCGAGTTCGAGGGCGGCCCGACCATCGAGTCGTGGGCGCTCAACGAGATCAGCGTGGAGAAGGGCGAGCGGGCCCAGATGCTGGAGCTGCTCGTCGACGTGGACGGCCGGCCGCTGTCCCGCTACGGCTGCGACGGCGTGGTCTGCGCGACGCCCACCGGCTCCACGGCGTACGCGTTCTCCGGCGGCGGGCCGGTGGTCTGGCCCGAGGTGGAGGCGCTGCTGCTGGTGCCGATCAGCGCGCACGCGCTGTTCAGCCGCCCCCTCGTCACCGCGCCGACGTCCACCTTCGTGATCACCGTGGATCCGTTCACCACCCTCGCGGTGCTTTCCTGCGACGGCCGGCGGGTCTACGACCTGCCCCCGGGCGCCCGGGTCACCGTGCGCCGGGGCGCGCTGCCGGTGCGCATCGTCCGGCTCCGGGCGCGGCCGTTCACCGACCGGCTGGTGGCCAAGTTCGGCCTTCCCGTACAGGGCTGGCGCGGCAACCGTCGCTGA